The Priestia koreensis genomic interval ATGAAAAAATCCGTATTGACTCTTCTCATTGGTCTCGGAACGATGACGACAGGCTGTGCGCAACAGCAGCCGAATACTATTCTTTCAAATGAAAAAATGGAAAGTCATGCTGCGGAACATAAACATCATGCGGAACACACGGTGGCTGATATTCGTGAGAAAACGCAGAATTCAAATGACTTACCAAGTTTTTTAAATAAGCAACCAGAAGACATGAAGCGCTTATATAGTGAAGTAGCGAAACATCGAGCGCTTCTTGAGAACATTCCGTGTTTTTGTGGATGCGGAACAACGGCTGGTCATAAAAATAACTATGATTGTTTTATCTATGAAAATAAAGACGACGGAGCTGTCGTTTGGGACGATCATGCTACGCGCTGTGGCGTATGCTTAAAAATTGCGGATGAAGCGATCAAGCAATATGATAGCGGTGCTTCTATCAAAGAGATTCGAGCGATGATTGATAAAAAGTATGAAAAGGGCTATGCAACCCCTACGCCAACACCTCCTGTGAAGTAAGAAGTGAAGGGAAAGAGCCTGTTCATTTTATGAACGGGTTCTTTGCTATGTCTACGGATGTGGAATTCTCACAAATAATCACAGAAAGTACCAGGAAAATGCTTGATTCGTGAAAGAGGATAAAATATTCTTAAGATAAGAGACTTTTATAGGGGACGTCAAAACAAGCGAAAAGGAGGGTGTAACCACAGTGTTACCCATTGATCGACAACATCAAATACTAGAATGGCTACATCAAGAAGAAACGCTTCGTGTCTCTGATATTAGCAACCGTTTAAACGTTTCGGAGATGACCGTCTACAGGGACCTTAAACCGTTAATTGACTCAAATCAAGTAATTAAAACTTCCAATGGAATTGCTTTACGAAAAGAAGAGCCTATTTTTGCGAATCGCTGCTCGTATTGTGCAAAAGAAGGAACAGGACGCTTATCAATTCAATTAATTACGCACCAACAGCAAATTGAGCATACGTGCTGTGCTCACTGTGGGCTGATGCGATATGAGCAAATGAAAGAGCAAGTAGCTCAAGTAATTGGTCGAGATTTTCTGCTAGATACAACGGTAAGTGCTAAGATGGCCACTTTTCTCATTGATAGTGAATTAGCTGTACAGTGCTGCGATCCTCAAGTGTTGGTGTTTGCATCAGCTAACGATGCAAAAAGGTTTCAAGCCGGATTCGGCGGTCTAATTTGTTCGTTTGATGAAGCAATTAAAATCATCCATGACAAAATGAATGGAACCGGCTGTTGTTCAGCAAAAGAATAGACAGAAAACAAACGATTGACTAGTGAGGGGCTGGGAGAATGAAACGAATAGGGGTAAGCGTACTTGTAAGTGTCGGGATTTTATTGGCGTCGGGCTGTTCAAACGATACAGCAACAGAAGCAACCGTGCCAAAGCCAATTGAGGTTAAGTTTGAGATTCCAAAAGAAGTCGATACAAATAAAGAGGAAAAGTTGATGATTCACGTTACGCAAGGAACCAAAAATGTGAATGATGCAGACGAAGTGAAGTTTGAAATTTGGAAAGCTGGTACGGATGGAAAAAGCGAAGTAATCAAAGCCACTGCCGAGAAAAAAGGAATGTATGCGATTCAACATAATTTTTCCGAAGCAGGCGTGTATTTTGTACAAACACACGTGACGGCTCATGATATGCACAATATGCCGAAGACATATGTCGTGGCGGGAGATGTACCAAAAGAAGAAGTAGAGAAGCTGACAAAAGACATGGATAAAGAGAAATCACAGCATATGCCAGGACATCACTAATGCAGAGGTAGAGGGAGATGGAAAAAGCATTCTACTATGCGATTGAACATAGTCACAAACCGTCTGATATTGATTGCTGAAAGGTTGATACATTACAACCTATTGAAGCGTATGTTCCTCGTGTACTGTAATACATAGGTGAAAAATAAAAAGGCTCATTTGGAGCCTTTTTATTTTTTTACGAACGCTGATATACGACATTCCCACCAATAATGGTAGTCAGTACGTTTTCACGAAGATCAAATGGATCACCTGACCAAATAACGAGATCAGCGTCTTTGTCCACTTCAATGGACCCGACCCGATCCTCTACACCTAAATGTTTAGCGGCGTTACTCGTCACGGCTTGCAGAGCCGTCTCTTGATCTAATCCATTTTTGACCGCTAAAATTACGCTCGTCATTAAGTATTGAATGCCGACAACAGGATGATCAGTGGTGATGGAGAACGGAACGCCTGCTTGCTTTAATGCAAGAAGAGTAGACCAGCTGCGGTTAGATGTTTCCACTTTTGTACCGCTAGACATTGTCGGACCAACTGAAACCCGCATTCCTGTTTTAGCGATATAATCGGCAATCTCGTTGCTGTCTGTACAATGCTCGATCGTGAAATCAAAGTCGAATTCTTTTGCGATACGAATAAGAGTCATAATATCATCCGCACGATGAGCGTGAACGCGTAGTGGGATTTCTCCCTTTAATACTTTGGCAAACTGTTCAAGACCTAAATCACGGTCAACCTCTGATTCGCCATCAATTCGATGAAGATAGTTTTGGGCTTTAATAAACTGTTCGCGCAAAAGAGAAGCAATACCCATTCTTGTTGTAGGAAGTACGCCTTTTCCTCCGTATACGCGCTTTGGATTTTCGCCAAGTGCCGCTTTCATTCCAGACGGAGATCTGAGAATCATGTCATCAATGACGCGTCCATGTGTTTTCACAACAGACATTTCACCGCCCACGACGTTTGCGCTTCCTGGCATGATCTGTACGGTGGTAATTCCTGACTCACGTGCGAAAGTAAAGGCACGATCGTTTGGGTTAATTCCATCGATGGCACGTACATAAGGCGTTGTTGGAGAGCTTACTTCATTTCCGTCCTGTCCTTCTCGGCCGACTCCGTGCTCTGAAATTCCTACGTGCGTATGTACATCGATTAACCCTGGTGTAACGAAGGTTCCTGTTCCATCAATCACAGTATAGTCGCTCGGTACGGAAAGATTAGGTCCAAAGCCCTCAATTTTTCCTTCCTTTACTAGGATCGTTGCATTATGTATCGTTTCTCCTAATCCCGTTAAAATAGTCGCATGTTGAATGGCAAGCAAACTAATTCCCCCTTTTTAAAAATAAATTACAGATAATAGTTTATATTCTAACAATTCAACTGTCTACTAATTAACCTTTGTATACATGAAAGAATCCAGCAGCGTCTTAACGCTGCTGGATTCTAATTAATGAGCCGTTTTATCGTTTTGATCTTTGTTGCGCTTATTGCCTTTGCTGTTATCTCCGCTAGCAATTTCTTGTCCCATCTCGACAAGCTCATGCTGTCTTTTCGGATTGCTTTGATTCTCACTGCCGTTATTATGTTTTTTAGTCATCGTTATTCTCCTTTAAAAAGTAGGTAATGAATCTAAGTTGTTTGACTTGTCACCGTCAGGATTACTTCTAATGTAGGTGCCGCCATCTTTTCCTTTAAATGCACTCACATTTTCAACGTTGCCCGCTTGAACAAGTTGGAGAGCATCTTGATAAGAGAGTGTTTGTCCAGACGCTGTTTGAAATTCTTGCAGATCACCCTCACTGTTTTTACGAACGGCCACAAATTGTTCTTTCGCCACTAGGCTTCACTCCTTTCGGCAAAGAATAAAAGGAGTTGTGTTTCTCCCTTATATGTATAGCGTAGCTTTTTAGATGAAAATTATGTATGAAAGCGCTATGATAATAGAGAAGAAACATTTTATTCGTGGAGGGGATTGCATGTTTAACTGGCATGAGGAAGCAAAGAAAAAATGGGACGAAGGAGTAACGTTTTGGAATCAAAAAAGTGAAAACATGTGGACGGAAGGAAGCCGAAAGGATATTGTACCTCTCATCCAAGAGCATATAAAAGAAGGTAGTCAATTACTAGATATTGGCTGTGGAGATGGATACGGTTCATCCCTTTTACATAGAGCAGGATACAAAGTAACGGGTGTAGATTTATCAAGTGAAATGGTCCAAAAGGCAAGAGAGCTAGGGGAAAGCGAGGAATTTTCGTTTTACGAGGCGGATATTATGGCACTTCCTTTTAAAGATGAATCACAGGATGCCGTTATGGCTATCAATGTACTTGAATGGACGTCTTCTCCCCTTCATGCGTTAACGGAAATTAAGCGTGTGCTGAAGGCAGAAGGAAAGGCATGCATTGGTATTTTAGGACCGACCGCTCAGCCTAGATCGAATAGCTATGCGCGTCTGTACGGAAAAGATGTAATATGCAATACGATGATGCCGTGGGAGTTTGAGCAGCTAGCAAATGAGAACGGCCTGCACACGATCGGTGGTTACGGTGTATATAAAAGAGGCGTCACAAATGAAATGAAAAAGTCTCTTTCAAGAGAACTACAGCAGGCGCTTACCTTCTTATGGGTGTTTATGTTAGAAAAGCAAGCGTAATGCAAAGAAGGAGGTAGCCTGTGAATCGGCCACCTCCTGTTTGTGTTATTCCCATTCAAACGGTGTTTCTTGATACACGTAGTAGTTCAGCCAGTTCATAAACAATAGGTTCGCGTGAGAACGCCACGTTTTTCTTGGCTGACCGCTTGGGTCATTGTTCGGAAAATAATTAGTCGGAACATAAATATCAAGTCCTTTTGCTACGTCCCGTTCATATTCCTCCTGTAGCGTTTGGGCATCGTATTCAGGATGACCTGTAATAAATACAAATCGTTCATCGCGAGACATGACAAGGTAGACGCCTGCTTCATCTGAATAAGATAAAAGCTGAAGTTCTGGGTGATGAACAACTTCTTGAAGGTCAACGTCCGTATAGCGTGAATGAGGAGAGAAGAAAATGTCATCAAACCCTCTTAACAATTTAACGGGCTCTTGAATAATTTGGTGCGTGAACACCCCGGAACATTTTTTTTGAAGCTCCCGTTTGTCAATTCCAAAGTGATGATAGAGTCCTGCTTGTGCACCCCAGCAAATATGCAACGTTGACGTTACGTGACTTTTTGACCAATCCATAATTTCCTGTAATTCAGGCCAGTAATCAACTGCTTCAAAATGCAATAGTTCGACAGGAGCACCTGTAATGATCATACCGTCGAACTTTAAATGTTTAATTTCACGAAACGTTTTATAAAATTCATCTAGATGGTTTTTACTCGTTGTTTTTGTTTCATGTGTGACGGGATACAGTAGCGTAATATGTACTTGAAGCGGTGAGTTTCCTAACAGTCGAAGCAGCTGTGCCTCAGATTTTTCCTTTTCTGGCATTAGGTTTAAAATCACAATATTTAATGGACGGATATCCTGAGATGACGCCCGTGTTTCATCCATAACAAAAATACGTTCGCTTTCTAAAATCTCCTTGGCAGGAAGATTGCGCGGAATATTAATAGGCAATGAACGGTACCTCCTAGTAGAAGTATTCTACACGTGCAGATGACGCGTATCTGTATTATATGAATATACAGATAATTTATCAACCTTGATGTTTCCGTGGATAGAGTTAATGATCAAGTTAATTTTTAAGGGATGGACAATATTTATCATACTGTTTTTTGTTTCAACCATTCAGCAAACTACAGAAAACAATCGGATAGAAGAACACGCTGAGGGAAAAATAGGTGAAAAGGATGATTTTCATAAATGTGAACATTTCAGCTAAAATTTTTTTAATCATTCGTATTTTATAAAAAAGATGTTAAAATGGCAGTGAACAATAAATGAGATAGAAATGAGGTTTTTTTTATGGATTTAACTTCAAAAGTCAAAAGTGATTTAGAGATTGCACAAGAAGCCAAAATGAAGCCGATTAAGGACATAGCGACGCAGCTTGATATTCAAGAGCATGAATTAGAGCCTTATGGGCACTACAAAGCTAAGCTCTCTCTTGAGATCATGGATCGTTTACATACGAAAGAGGATGGAAAAGTAATTCTAGTGACGGCGATTAATCCTACACCAGCAGGAGAGGGAAAATCGACGGTAACGGTTGGACTTGGTCAAGCGTTAAATCGTTTGGACAAAAAAGCGATTATTGCGATGCGTGAACCATCACTAGGTCCTGTGATGGGAATTAAAGGTGGAGCAGCAGGCGGCGGATATTCGCAGGTTATTCCAATGGAAGATATCAATTTGCATTTCACTGGGGATCTTCACGCAATTACGACTGCGAACAACGCGCTAGCAGCACTTCTTGATAATCATATTCACCAGGGCAACGCACTGCGCATTGACACACGTAAAATTACGTGGAAACGCGTGCTTGATATGAATGATCGTGCTCTTCGTCAAGTAGTAGTTGGTTTAGGTGGACCAACACAAGGTGTTCCAAGAGAAGACGGATTTGATATTACGGTTGCATCGGAAATCATGGCGATTTTCTGTTTAGCGACGGATACGCAAGATTTAAAACGTCGTCTCGCACGAATTGTTGTGGGCTACAACATGGATAATGAGCCCGTAACGGTGCAAGATTTAGGAGCAGAAGGTGCACTTACGCTTCTTTTAAAAGATGCGATCAAACCGAACCTTGTGCAAACACTTGAACATACGCCAGCCATTATCCACGGCGGGCCGTTTGCGAATATTGCACACGGTTGTAACAGCGTGATTGCGACAAAGATGGCTGCTAAACTTGGGGATTATGTCGTAACAGAGGCTGGATTTGGTGCTGATTTAGGTGCTGAAAAATTCTTGAACATTAAAGCAAGAATGGCTGATTTTACCCCGGAAGCTGTCGTTGTCGTAGCAACGATTCGTGCTTTAAAAATGCACGGTGGAGTAGCAAAAGATCAGTTAAAAGAAGAAAATGTTCAAGCGCTAATGGGTGGAATCGAAAACTTGAAGAAGCATACGGAAACGATTGAAGCATTCGGTGTTCCATACGTGGTAGCAATTAATCGCTTTATTACAGATACAGATGCTGAAGTAGAGGCATTGCTGGCATGGTGTCAGGAACAAGGAATTCCGGTTGCGCTCACCGAAGTATGGGAAAAAGGTGGCGAAGGTGGATTAGAGCTCGCAAAAACGGTTCTAGACGTCATGGAAAAAGAAACAAACAAGTTTGCACCGCTGTATGATGTGAGTGATTCCATTGCATCTAAAGTTGAAACGATTGCTAAGGTGGTATATGGAGCAGACGGAGTCGAGTTTTCTGCCAAGGCACAAAAACAAATGAAGCAGTTTGAACAAAACGGGTGGAATAACCTGCCGATCTGTATGGCTAAAACACAATATTCACTAAGTGATGATCAAACAAAGCTAGGTAGACCGTCAGGATTCACCATTTCTATTCGTGAATTCCGACCTTCTATTGGGGCAGGTTTCTTAGTGGCATTAACGGGAAGTATTATGACGATGCCAGGATTGCCAAAACAACCAGCTGCATTAAAAATGGACATTGATGAAGATGGTAAAGCAGTAGGTATTTTTTAAGCGAACTGAAATGAATGATCGGAAAGAAGCGCGATTTCGCGCTTCTTTTGTCATATGATGATTAAGAACAGAATAAACCGTCTACACTTAAAAGATATGATGCATATCGGAGCGTTGTTTAAATGAGACAGCACCATGAAAAATAGGATAAACTATTAGCAAAAGAGGAACAGAAAGGAGGGCCCAGTATGTTTGATCCCATTGTATTTGATAACTTAAAAGTCGTGGTTGAAGGTGAGATCTACGACTTAGACTTAGAGGGCATTATTTCTGTGGTGAATCGAGAAGACTTGGTAGACCTGGCCCAATTTTCGAGGTTGTACTGTATTTCTTTTCAAAGACGTTCAACGGTAACAGCGACTATGAAGCTAACAACAGACCTTGATAACATTTATGCAGAACTTTCAACGCGAAAACAGCGTAAAGAACGTCCTGCATGCCGAGTGGAAGTGCATTTCACTTTGCAGGATGCCAAACCGTTTTCCGATGAGATGTGTGCAGAAATTCAGAACACGATGGTCGACCTTTGGGGTGGCGATTATCCAATCGAACAAAAGATTTCATACATATACGGTAGCAATCATTATGAAAATAAAGTGACCGTGGCGTTTAATCGCTTCATCTATGAAGATCAGGTGGATGATTTAATCCAGATGATTGATTACATGTTAAAGACCCTAGAAAAGCTAGGAGCGATTTATCCTTAAATCGTCTTTCCTGAGCTTTTTTAGTTGGTATTTGAACGAAAACCTCTTACAATGAGAAAAAAGGAGGCGTTTGCATGAGTGTATATGAATTTTCAGCTAAAACGATTCAAGGTGAGGACGTATCGTTAGAGAAGTATAAAGGAAAGGTGCTCCTCATTGTAAATACGGCAAGTAAATGTGGATTTACCCCACAGTACAAAGAGTTACAGGCTGTTTATGAGGAGTACAAGGAACAGGGATTAGATATCCTTGGTTTCCCATGTAATCAGTTTGGTGGTCAAGAGCCTGGAAGTGAAGTGGACATTGAGCAATTTTGTGAGCTAAATTACGGCGTTACCTTCCCAATGTTTGCGAAAGTAGACGTGAAAGGAAACAATGCACACCCATTGTTTACATACTTGAGCGAAAAGGCGCCTGGTCTGTTAGGATCAAAAGCAATTAAATGGAATTTCACGAAGTTCCTTGTAACGAAAGAAGGAGATGTTGTGAAGCGATATGCTCCTCAAACATCTCCAGCAGATATCAAAAAGGACATTGAAGAATTGCTGGCAAAATAAGCTTTTTATAAAACGACTAGGAGAATGTACTCCTAGTCGTTTTTTGGTGCAAATAAATAGTTGAATTTCCTACAGCCAGTCCTACTTAAACCTCATACTATAAAACAAACTAGTAAAAAAGGGTGAGAATATGAACTGGTTTGTTAATCTATCATTTGGCAAGAAAATTTTTAGCCTCGTTGCTGTGGCGGTATTATTCATTTTAACGGTAAGCGGCATATCCTATAATTACATGAGTCAAATGGCGAATAATTCAGACGTCATGTATTCAAACCGCCTTGTATCAGTAGATCTAATGAATAAAATTCGTTACAACATTCAAGCTAGCGAGTCGGCTGGATTGAAAAATATGTTAACAGAGGATCAAAATTCGATGAAGCAATATAATCAGCAAATTGCTGACAATAAGAAAAAGAATGATCGATTTTTAAAGCTGTATGCAAATACGCATATGGGAAAAACGGAGAAACAAAAATTTAATTTGTTACAAAAACAATTTGCAACCTATCG includes:
- a CDS encoding amidohydrolase, translated to MLAIQHATILTGLGETIHNATILVKEGKIEGFGPNLSVPSDYTVIDGTGTFVTPGLIDVHTHVGISEHGVGREGQDGNEVSSPTTPYVRAIDGINPNDRAFTFARESGITTVQIMPGSANVVGGEMSVVKTHGRVIDDMILRSPSGMKAALGENPKRVYGGKGVLPTTRMGIASLLREQFIKAQNYLHRIDGESEVDRDLGLEQFAKVLKGEIPLRVHAHRADDIMTLIRIAKEFDFDFTIEHCTDSNEIADYIAKTGMRVSVGPTMSSGTKVETSNRSWSTLLALKQAGVPFSITTDHPVVGIQYLMTSVILAVKNGLDQETALQAVTSNAAKHLGVEDRVGSIEVDKDADLVIWSGDPFDLRENVLTTIIGGNVVYQRS
- a CDS encoding DeoR family transcriptional regulator produces the protein MLPIDRQHQILEWLHQEETLRVSDISNRLNVSEMTVYRDLKPLIDSNQVIKTSNGIALRKEEPIFANRCSYCAKEGTGRLSIQLITHQQQIEHTCCAHCGLMRYEQMKEQVAQVIGRDFLLDTTVSAKMATFLIDSELAVQCCDPQVLVFASANDAKRFQAGFGGLICSFDEAIKIIHDKMNGTGCCSAKE
- a CDS encoding formate--tetrahydrofolate ligase, whose product is MDLTSKVKSDLEIAQEAKMKPIKDIATQLDIQEHELEPYGHYKAKLSLEIMDRLHTKEDGKVILVTAINPTPAGEGKSTVTVGLGQALNRLDKKAIIAMREPSLGPVMGIKGGAAGGGYSQVIPMEDINLHFTGDLHAITTANNALAALLDNHIHQGNALRIDTRKITWKRVLDMNDRALRQVVVGLGGPTQGVPREDGFDITVASEIMAIFCLATDTQDLKRRLARIVVGYNMDNEPVTVQDLGAEGALTLLLKDAIKPNLVQTLEHTPAIIHGGPFANIAHGCNSVIATKMAAKLGDYVVTEAGFGADLGAEKFLNIKARMADFTPEAVVVVATIRALKMHGGVAKDQLKEENVQALMGGIENLKKHTETIEAFGVPYVVAINRFITDTDAEVEALLAWCQEQGIPVALTEVWEKGGEGGLELAKTVLDVMEKETNKFAPLYDVSDSIASKVETIAKVVYGADGVEFSAKAQKQMKQFEQNGWNNLPICMAKTQYSLSDDQTKLGRPSGFTISIREFRPSIGAGFLVALTGSIMTMPGLPKQPAALKMDIDEDGKAVGIF
- a CDS encoding DUF3892 domain-containing protein: MAKEQFVAVRKNSEGDLQEFQTASGQTLSYQDALQLVQAGNVENVSAFKGKDGGTYIRSNPDGDKSNNLDSLPTF
- a CDS encoding FixH family protein, with product MKRIGVSVLVSVGILLASGCSNDTATEATVPKPIEVKFEIPKEVDTNKEEKLMIHVTQGTKNVNDADEVKFEIWKAGTDGKSEVIKATAEKKGMYAIQHNFSEAGVYFVQTHVTAHDMHNMPKTYVVAGDVPKEEVEKLTKDMDKEKSQHMPGHH
- a CDS encoding class I SAM-dependent methyltransferase, translated to MRGGDCMFNWHEEAKKKWDEGVTFWNQKSENMWTEGSRKDIVPLIQEHIKEGSQLLDIGCGDGYGSSLLHRAGYKVTGVDLSSEMVQKARELGESEEFSFYEADIMALPFKDESQDAVMAINVLEWTSSPLHALTEIKRVLKAEGKACIGILGPTAQPRSNSYARLYGKDVICNTMMPWEFEQLANENGLHTIGGYGVYKRGVTNEMKKSLSRELQQALTFLWVFMLEKQA
- a CDS encoding PCYCGC domain-containing protein, which translates into the protein MKKSVLTLLIGLGTMTTGCAQQQPNTILSNEKMESHAAEHKHHAEHTVADIREKTQNSNDLPSFLNKQPEDMKRLYSEVAKHRALLENIPCFCGCGTTAGHKNNYDCFIYENKDDGAVVWDDHATRCGVCLKIADEAIKQYDSGASIKEIRAMIDKKYEKGYATPTPTPPVK
- a CDS encoding glutathione peroxidase, with translation MSVYEFSAKTIQGEDVSLEKYKGKVLLIVNTASKCGFTPQYKELQAVYEEYKEQGLDILGFPCNQFGGQEPGSEVDIEQFCELNYGVTFPMFAKVDVKGNNAHPLFTYLSEKAPGLLGSKAIKWNFTKFLVTKEGDVVKRYAPQTSPADIKKDIEELLAK
- the metA gene encoding homoserine O-acetyltransferase MetA translates to MPINIPRNLPAKEILESERIFVMDETRASSQDIRPLNIVILNLMPEKEKSEAQLLRLLGNSPLQVHITLLYPVTHETKTTSKNHLDEFYKTFREIKHLKFDGMIITGAPVELLHFEAVDYWPELQEIMDWSKSHVTSTLHICWGAQAGLYHHFGIDKRELQKKCSGVFTHQIIQEPVKLLRGFDDIFFSPHSRYTDVDLQEVVHHPELQLLSYSDEAGVYLVMSRDERFVFITGHPEYDAQTLQEEYERDVAKGLDIYVPTNYFPNNDPSGQPRKTWRSHANLLFMNWLNYYVYQETPFEWE